CCACGGTGCGTTGCATGGCATAGGGCGAATCCGGCGGAGTCTCAGCGGCCTTGAGCTGCTCATACGTTGGCACGCGATACTTGATGAGTCGCTCACCTACCGGGAAGTGTCGCTTCAACTGCTCCTGCCGTACAACCGATGCAACGGCGCGGTTGACACCGAGCACCTGATGGTTACGCGCCACGATCTTTCGTGTGCCACCGGCTCGGCTGTCGTCAAAGAGAATGAAGTTCTCCACCAGGTCGAGCAGCCTCTTTTTGGCCAGCATGCCGTCGAGTAGCGCTTCGGCATCCACCCGGCCCTTGTCCTTCTCGTCGTTGCGCTTCCACTCCACGAAGTGTTCCCACTTGCTGGTGATGGAGCCGTAGCGGGCGCTGTCGCCATTGCTGACAACGAGAAAAGCGTTGTGATGGAAGGCGTGGGCGACACCGTGCTCGTTCAGGTAGTCGGTCAGGTTGGCGTCAAAGCCGGCACGGATGTTCCGATAGACCGCTTTCAGCTCGATGAAGACCAGCGGCAGGCCGTTGATGAAACACACAAGGTCGCCGCGCCGGTTGTAGTGCGGGACGCGCACGCCCTGGATCTTCAGTTCCCGAACCGCCAGGAAGCGGTTGTTGGGCTTTCCATCGAGAGCGATCCCGTTGCGGAAGTCGATCACCTGCGCGTGCGCGTGCCGGGTCTCTCCATTCGCGTCCCGCCACTCGACCGGTACCCCGCCCCGGATGAAGCTGTAGAACTCCCGGTTGTGCTGGAGGAGCGAGCGGGCAAAGTCAATTCGCGTGAGTTGCTCGATCGCCTGCTCCCGCGCCGACTCAGGAATACCCGGATTAAGCCGGGCCAGCGCCGTGCGCAGATCTCGCACCAACACGGCCTCGCGTTCGGACGCCCGGCCCAGGGTGCCGTGCGGCCCGAACGTCTCCGTGTTGTAGGCGTAGACGCTCTCCCAGCCGAGCGCCTTCTCCAGATGCTCGGCGAAGGTCTGCTGGACCAGTCGGTCCTCGCTGTTGATGTCGGTCAGGGCCATAGGGATTCGATTACCTCGATTGGCTCAGAAGTGGTCGATTCTGAGCCAAATACTCCATGCCTCTTAAAGCCGTTCTTTGCACTACACTGCAGCCCCTTCCGCCCACTCGTATCGTACCCGCAGGTCATTTCCTACTGAGCGAGCCAAATGTCCGTCGTGTTGGAGCCGGCCTACAACTACCCCGACACCGACACCGATGGAATTCGCAAAAGCGCGTATGGCCGGTGGCCGAAAATCACGTCCTCGGACGAAAAGCGCGTAGTCCCTTGGTGGAACCAGATGATCAGCGGCAAAGTGGTTTGCCGCCTCTTCCTTCTTGACCAGATCCGGCCCGTCGCAACCGTCTTCGATGAATACGGCCTGCCGCTCGTGTATGAGGATATGTCCGAGCTCATGGAAAAGGCTGAACCAGAAGATGTCGGCCCACTTCCCGCGAATCGTCAGCATGAGCACCGCCTTCTCACGCCCCAACCAGTAGGTCGCCCCGTGCGTCCTGGTTCCCGGAAAATGGGGACACAACACCAAGGCCACTCCGGCGCTCGCCAGCGTCTTCCGTAACTGCGAGAGGAAGACCTCCGGCGCCTGCAGGGTCAGCGCTTGCAGCGTAGCCAGAGAGCGCTCGAGATTCACCTTATTGAACGGCGCACACTCCTGTCTTTGCGCCTCGAGTTCACCCAGGCGCAGCCAAGCCGCCACGGCATGCGGCGACTGTTCCTTCTTGCCCGCCGAGCCGCAGCGGAACGCAGCCTCATAGCGACGCATCTCGGGCACCAAGCTCAGCGAGGTCACCCCGAAGAAGCGCTGCAACTCCAGCACCTTCTCCAATGAATCGGTCTTTTTCGCTACCGCGCCCACCTTGACCAGCGCGTTGTAGCAGTAGGACGAGATCAGGCCGGTCTCTCGTTGCCGACCGACCTGTTCACCGGTCTCCTGTTGCCGGGCCAAGGTGAGACGATACTCACTCTCCAACCCCAGCCAGATGTGCGCCGGTACGCCGACAACCTTCTCCAGTTGCAGGGCCGTATCGGGGGTGATGGCCTTGTCGCCCTTGAAGATCGGGCTCAGCTTGGAAGCCGGACGGGCCATCCGCGTGGCCAACTCGTCCTTGGTCATACCAAGCTCACCGATGACCTCCTCCAGGTACTCGCCGGGAGGAATCGCCAGATTGGAATGGATCGCCGCCTCAGTCGCCATAATGCTTGCTCACCTCCTCGATATGCGCAATTTCAAGCCGCTTGCCCTCCAGGGTAAAGATCAGCCGATGAAACCCTGTCAGGTTGATCGCCCAGAATCCTTTCCGGTGGCCTTTGAGTTCGTGGCATCGAAGACCTGGCATTCGCTTCAATTCCTCGATGTCCCGGACGCTCTTGATAATGCCCACTCGCTGGATGTACTTGCGCGCGACCGGTTCACCGTAAGCCCGGATCGCCTCGGCGGACACCTCATACCGTCTCTGTAGCGTTCGTGTCCGGAATCTGACTTCCACGAGGATCCAGCGCTCCTGTCACAGTGTCTTCACCTATGAGGTAAAGACAATATACTCCAGGAATGTCCACAGTCAAGAGATTTCTTCACCCAATGGGTAAAGATCGCTACCGCTTCAGCGGCGCTCCCGCGCACTCATACGGCGATCTCTCCGCTCATCAGGCGCGGCAACAGCAAGTCGCGGGCCGCGCGGAGTTGCTGGTTCTGGAGATGCAGTGCACGGATTTGCTCATCGCAGGGGACGGTTACCTCCTCGAACGCTCGCTTCAGACGCTCGGGAGGTTCCAGCAGCACCTGTACCGAGAACTCCTTCTTGGTAACTGAGGCAAAGATCGCGCCCCCACCAATGAGATCCTCCTTGAAGAAGTACGCGCGAAGCTGCTGTAGCAGCAAAGCTTGGTGTCCGGTCTTGCTGCGCAATGCGGCAAGACCACGGCCAATCACGATCTTATCGAGCGTGACATTGAGTCGACCGACCGGAGCCCGAACGCTGCA
The sequence above is a segment of the Candidatus Methylomirabilota bacterium genome. Coding sequences within it:
- a CDS encoding type II toxin-antitoxin system RelE/ParE family toxin, with amino-acid sequence MEVRFRTRTLQRRYEVSAEAIRAYGEPVARKYIQRVGIIKSVRDIEELKRMPGLRCHELKGHRKGFWAINLTGFHRLIFTLEGKRLEIAHIEEVSKHYGD
- a CDS encoding HigA family addiction module antidote protein → MATEAAIHSNLAIPPGEYLEEVIGELGMTKDELATRMARPASKLSPIFKGDKAITPDTALQLEKVVGVPAHIWLGLESEYRLTLARQQETGEQVGRQRETGLISSYCYNALVKVGAVAKKTDSLEKVLELQRFFGVTSLSLVPEMRRYEAAFRCGSAGKKEQSPHAVAAWLRLGELEAQRQECAPFNKVNLERSLATLQALTLQAPEVFLSQLRKTLASAGVALVLCPHFPGTRTHGATYWLGREKAVLMLTIRGKWADIFWFSLFHELGHILIHERQAVFIEDGCDGPDLVKKEEAANHFAADHLVPPRDYALFVRGRDFRPPAIRAFANSIGVGVGVVVGRLQHDGHLARSVGNDLRVRYEWAEGAAV